Genomic window (Cucumis sativus cultivar 9930 chromosome 2, Cucumber_9930_V3, whole genome shotgun sequence):
ATAAGGCATTTTAACATAAGttaaaacaaagcaaaaaatatgaaattccTTGTGTGTTCGACCATGGCTTACCCAAGAAATCTCTCGCTTCGCATGGACAAGCGtgaggaaaacttgtactaaTAGGTAATCATGCATAAAGCAACACATATATCGCATTAGTAGAACCCAACATGATAAATATTTACGAAATAAAAACGAACAACAAGCAAACACTCATTAACTTCTAAACCTTTAGTTATATTTGAActattttaaagtaaaaaaaaggaGACTCTTCTAAGATTTGaaccatttaaaatattttgatgagatctattttttttctaaaaatttatcaaGAATTCCTTATATCATAAGAATAATTATGTTGCCTTCTATTTTAACATGTACTTTTGCGTTTGTGGTTTGTGTGACATTATTGTATACCTTTTATGACCTCTAACTTTAACACATTATATGGGCAACAAAATTTGGCCCAATTGTTAGGAAAGATTTTAACAGCCGAGTTCATTTTTCAGAAACTTTGAATGGTTTAGGTAGCTAATTAATACATAATTTAGTCTAACATTAGGGTTGCTTGAAATTTTACTTAATGAAAACATGCATTATATACAATAGTACAATACCCCCCATTTACACATTTTACAAGCATTTGCCAACTTTTCTGCTCCAAACTTCACATATTCATCATCTCAAAATAAATTCACCATTCATTCAAAAATCCCCCTTTCTTTAAAGAAACTGAATCAACTTTGATTCAAATCCAATTGCTGTATCATTCAAGTCCATCATTCTTAATTCCTTGTCCTCCTCACAAACAGAGCtactctcttctttttcttttccttttctcttcttcgtGATTGGGGCTTCCTCTGAGGTTTCTGAAGATGTTAAAGAGCTTTCAATGGAACACATTCTTCTTCCAACTCTTTCAATCCCTTTAAAATTAAGTTCTGTTGAGTCAGTCAATTCTGATAAACAAGAGCTCTGACAGCCAGAGCTCACCATTGAAGCCAATTGAGAAAGCTCTGCTTTGGCTTCTTCAAGTGCTTCAGAACAACATCCGTACCCTGCAATTGTCTCTTGTGCTTTTCTTAATACTATCTTTAAATACTTCCCTTGTGCTTCGATTTTCAGCTGCAAATGTTTTTGTACCTCTATTTGTTCTTGTAGTCTCTTCTGTACTTGTAATTGCATTTCAAGAGCTTCTGATATCTTCATGTTCCTTTGATTATTAAACCAAACTAGTGAGTATTAAAAAGGTTATTTTCAAAgccccatttttcttttgggtgaAACGGACAGGAAAGTctaatgaatttgaaatggaaatttactctgttttgttttggttttgagtTCTATCCTTGTTTTCCTCACCATCAATATGCCCACCTTTTTTCTGCATCTCTTTGAAGTCaatatcaaagaaaacaaaacgaAACTCAATAAGAGAGAGAT
Coding sequences:
- the LOC101203068 gene encoding myb family transcription factor PHL8, which codes for MQNHHQQHMNLVLSTDAKPRLKWTHDLHQRFVEAVNHLGGADKATPKSLMRVMGITGLSLYHLKSHLQKYRLGKSQQAETNAQLKLEEMQKKGGHIDGEENKDRTQNQNKTENMKISEALEMQLQVQKRLQEQIEVQKHLQLKIEAQGKYLKIVLRKAQETIAGYGCCSEALEEAKAELSQLASMVSSGCQSSCLSELTDSTELNFKGIERVGRRMCSIESSLTSSETSEEAPITKKRKGKEKEESSSVCEEDKELRMMDLNDTAIGFESKLIQFL